From the genome of Spinacia oleracea cultivar Varoflay chromosome 2, BTI_SOV_V1, whole genome shotgun sequence, one region includes:
- the LOC110785936 gene encoding uncharacterized protein isoform X1, translating into MLPSVSRRVTNFCPIIGCAFKFAATLSLNLHSASTIVSEEKMGGIEEKITRVLFCGQQFVDSYRYTKEYLSEHPYIQVDDVPLSDIPNVIGNYHMCIPRMMRIDSDIISRAKQMKLILQFGVGLEAGVNADAATEHGIKVARIPADGTGNAASCAEMAIYLMLGLLRKQKEMEISIKLKKLGEPAGGTLFGKTVFILGLGNIGCELAKRLRPFDVKILATKRSWTSSHVDRVGDLVDEKGSHDDIYKYAGMADIVVCCLNMNHETAGVINHSFIQSMKKGGYLVNVARGGLLDYDAVAQSLKSGHLGGLGIDVAWTEPFDPNDPILQLPNVLITPHVAGVTEHSYRSMAKVVGNAALQLHNGSKITGIQYVN; encoded by the exons ATGTTACCTTCAGTTTCAAGAAGAGTGACTAACTTTTGTCCAATTATCGGGTGCGCATTCAAATTTGCTGCAACTCTTTCTCTCAATCTCCACTCAG CAAGTACAATTGTGAGTGAAGAGAAAATGGGTGGAATTGAAGAGAAAATTACCCGAGTACTCTTTTGTGGGCAACAATTTGTTGATTCTTATCGCTATACTAAAGAGTATTTGAGTGAACATCCTTATATCCAG GTTGATGATGTTCCGCTTAGTGATATTCCCAATGTAATTGGCAACTATCACATGTGCATTCCAAGGATGATGCGAATAGATTCAGATATTATTTCTCGTGCAAAACAAATGAAGCTCATATTGCAATTTGGTGTTGGTTTAGAGG CAGGTGTTAATGCGGATGCAGCAACAGAACATGGAATTAAAGTTGCTAGAATTCCAGCTGATGGCACCGGAAATGCTGCATCGTGTGCAGAGATGGCAATATATCTGATGTTGGGACTTCTACGGAAACAA AAGGAGATGGAGATTTCAATAAAACTGAAAAAGCTCGGCGAGCCTGCCGGTGGAACTTTATTTGGGAAAACT GTGTTTATTTTGGGACTTGGGAATATTGGGTGTGAATTGGCAAAGCGCTTGAGACCATTTGATGTTAAAATCCTTGCAACAAAACGCAGTTGGACCTCCAGCCATGTTGATCGTGTTGGTGATCTTGTTGATGAGAAGGGTAGCCATGATGATATATACAAGTATGCAGGCATGGCAGACATAGTTGTTTGTTGCCTGAATATGAACCATGAGACT GCCGGTGTCATAAACCATTCATTCATACAATCCATGAAAAAG GGGGGCTATCTGGTAAATGTTGCTCGTGGAGGTCTCCTAGATTATGATGCTGTTGCTCAAAGTCTCAAGTCTGGTCATTTGGGAGGCTTGGGTATCGATGTGGCTTGGACAGAGCCATTTGATCCCAATGATCCAATTTTGCAGCTTCCAAATGTTCTAATCACACCTCATGTTGCTGGGGTTACAGAACATTCCTATAGATCCATGGCAAAG GTGGTTGGCAATGCTGCTCTTCAACTTCATAACGGGAGTAAAATTACAGGAATACAATATGTGAACTGA
- the LOC110785936 gene encoding uncharacterized protein isoform X2 yields MLPSVSRRVTNFCPIIGCAFKFAATLSLNLHSASTIVSEEKMGGIEEKITRVLFCGQQFVDSYRYTKEYLSEHPYIQVDDVPLSDIPNVIGNYHMCIPRMMRIDSDIISRAKQMKLILQFGVGLEGVNADAATEHGIKVARIPADGTGNAASCAEMAIYLMLGLLRKQKEMEISIKLKKLGEPAGGTLFGKTVFILGLGNIGCELAKRLRPFDVKILATKRSWTSSHVDRVGDLVDEKGSHDDIYKYAGMADIVVCCLNMNHETAGVINHSFIQSMKKGGYLVNVARGGLLDYDAVAQSLKSGHLGGLGIDVAWTEPFDPNDPILQLPNVLITPHVAGVTEHSYRSMAKVVGNAALQLHNGSKITGIQYVN; encoded by the exons ATGTTACCTTCAGTTTCAAGAAGAGTGACTAACTTTTGTCCAATTATCGGGTGCGCATTCAAATTTGCTGCAACTCTTTCTCTCAATCTCCACTCAG CAAGTACAATTGTGAGTGAAGAGAAAATGGGTGGAATTGAAGAGAAAATTACCCGAGTACTCTTTTGTGGGCAACAATTTGTTGATTCTTATCGCTATACTAAAGAGTATTTGAGTGAACATCCTTATATCCAG GTTGATGATGTTCCGCTTAGTGATATTCCCAATGTAATTGGCAACTATCACATGTGCATTCCAAGGATGATGCGAATAGATTCAGATATTATTTCTCGTGCAAAACAAATGAAGCTCATATTGCAATTTGGTGTTGGTTTAGAGG GTGTTAATGCGGATGCAGCAACAGAACATGGAATTAAAGTTGCTAGAATTCCAGCTGATGGCACCGGAAATGCTGCATCGTGTGCAGAGATGGCAATATATCTGATGTTGGGACTTCTACGGAAACAA AAGGAGATGGAGATTTCAATAAAACTGAAAAAGCTCGGCGAGCCTGCCGGTGGAACTTTATTTGGGAAAACT GTGTTTATTTTGGGACTTGGGAATATTGGGTGTGAATTGGCAAAGCGCTTGAGACCATTTGATGTTAAAATCCTTGCAACAAAACGCAGTTGGACCTCCAGCCATGTTGATCGTGTTGGTGATCTTGTTGATGAGAAGGGTAGCCATGATGATATATACAAGTATGCAGGCATGGCAGACATAGTTGTTTGTTGCCTGAATATGAACCATGAGACT GCCGGTGTCATAAACCATTCATTCATACAATCCATGAAAAAG GGGGGCTATCTGGTAAATGTTGCTCGTGGAGGTCTCCTAGATTATGATGCTGTTGCTCAAAGTCTCAAGTCTGGTCATTTGGGAGGCTTGGGTATCGATGTGGCTTGGACAGAGCCATTTGATCCCAATGATCCAATTTTGCAGCTTCCAAATGTTCTAATCACACCTCATGTTGCTGGGGTTACAGAACATTCCTATAGATCCATGGCAAAG GTGGTTGGCAATGCTGCTCTTCAACTTCATAACGGGAGTAAAATTACAGGAATACAATATGTGAACTGA